The following proteins are encoded in a genomic region of Arachis stenosperma cultivar V10309 chromosome 4, arast.V10309.gnm1.PFL2, whole genome shotgun sequence:
- the LOC130975533 gene encoding uncharacterized protein LOC130975533 → MRVTHYDRRASVFSVEKTDPLEGWSQNLYRVRLNMQQCDRGVFQALYYLCRHALAAWSTASIEWDEWGTFVDPVYRIASDFKVYEMEFSPIPDKKMWASWYGARLKPNLSMHRKTKGQPKLTQLRNEMDKVERFEKRCSLCR, encoded by the coding sequence ATGAGGGTCACTCACTATGATCGAAGGGCTTCAGTTTTTAGCGTAGAGAAAACGGATCCCCTAGAGGGATGGAGCCAAAATTTATATCGCGTTAGGCTCAACATGCAGCAGTGCGACCGTGGAGTTTTTCAAGCCCTGTACTATTTGTGTCGCCATGCTTTAGCTGCATGGTCTACAGCGAGCATCGAGTGGGATGAGTGGGGTACATTCGTTGATCCAGTGTATCGAATAGCTTCAGATTTCAAAGTTTATGAGATGGAGTTTTCTCCTATACCAGACAAGAAGATGTGGGCCTCGTGGTATGGTGCAAGGTTGAAGCCAAATCTCTCTATGCACAGGAAGACGAAAGGACAACCAAAATTGACACAACTACGTAATGAGATGGACAAGGTTGAGAGGTTTGAGAAGAGGTGCAGTCTTTGTCGTTAG